AATTTATTCCTATCAAAATATCAAATTCACCTTTACGCAAGTCGTTCAAAATTATAGGACGGTTAAGAGTATCGATTTCGGAATGAAGGTAGCGTACGCGAAAATCCAAATTCTGCAAATGCTGCGACAGATCCTCCGACTGCCTTTTTGTAAGGGTTGTAACCAACGCTCTTTCGCCTTTTGCGACGATTTTTCGCAGTTGAAATATCAAATCGTCAACCTGTGTTTTAGCCGGTAAAACTTCAATTTCCGGATCGACAAGCCCGGTAGGACGAATGACCTGTTCGACGATAACGCCGCCGGTTTTTTCTAATTCGTAATTTGCGGGAGTCGCGGACAAAAATATCACGTTGTTAAGCAGTTTTTCAAATTCGTCAAATTTTAACGGACGGTTATCAAGCGCCGACGGAATGCGAAATCCGTGATTTACAAGCGTTTGTTTTCTTGCACGGTCTCCGTTATACATTCCGCTCACCTGCGGAACCGTTATGTGAGATTCGTCAATTATCGTCAAAAACGGCGCTTCAAAAAAATCAAGCAGAGAATACGGGCGCTCTCCTGTCTTACGTCCGTCTAAAATCCGCGAATAGTTTTCAATTCCGTTTATATAACCGACTTCCAAAAGCATCTCCATATCGTGTGCGGTTCGCTCATATAGTCGTTGCGCCTCAATGAGTTTGTTTTCCGACTCGAATTTTTTAATCTGTCCTTCCATTTCGATTTTTATTTCTTTAACTGCGTCCGGAATCGAGACGTTGGTCGAAGAATAGTATTTTGCAGGAAAAAGTATAATTTCGTCAAGAGCGTATTTCGTATTTCCCGTAAGCGGATCAATTACGGAAATTCGCTCTAGTTCGTCTCCGAAAAACGAAAGTCGAAGCCCTTGTTCTTCGTATGCCGGATAAATGTCAATCGTATCGCCGCGAACTCTGAAATTCCCGCGCTCAAACACAAAATCATTCCTGACGTATTGCATATTTACAAATTGTTCTAGCAAATTCCGCTGTAGAATCGTCATATTGACAGATAAAGTTAAACAATTTTTGCTGTAATTTTGCGGTGAACCTATATTGTATATACAACTTACAGAAGCGACGACTATGGTATCTTTCCGCGACAAAAGCGAGGCTGTCGCTTTCAGGCGTAATCGGTCGATTTCGTCGTTTATGTCGGCTGTTTTTTCAATGTAAGTGTCGGTTGACGGGATATACGCTTCAGGCTGATAGTAGTCATAAAAACTTACAAAATATTCTACGGCGTTTTCCGGAAAGAACGCTTTAAATTCTTCAAAAAGCTGCGCCGCAAGCGTTTTGTTGTGGGAAATTATTAAAACAGGCATATTTAAGTTTTTTATAACATTGGCGATGGTAAATGTTTTTCCCGACCCCGTTACGCCCAAAAGCGTATGAAATTTTTCTCCGTTTTTTATTCCTTCGGTTAATTCGGCTATCGCTTTCGGCTGGTCGCCCGCCGGAGAATAATCGCTCACAAGATTAAACGGCATTTTTTATCCTTATCGATATTGTCGAATGACAAAATAATACATTTTATGTAAAATCGCGGTTTGTTTTGGAGATAACAGGCAAAATACTCGATTCATATTGTAAAATTTTCGTTTTTACACATTTAAGGCGGGGATAATTCGTATATTTAAGAAAATTATTCAAACAGAATCGGATAGCCGGTGGAAAATAAAAAATACGATATAGCCGTTATCGGCGCAGGATTGGGCGGGCTTGTCGCATCTGCGATTTTGGCGAAAAACGGACGTAAAATTTTGCTTGTAGAACAGCATTCCGTAGCAGGCGGCTGCGCGACGACATTCAAACGTAAAGGGTTTTCAATGGAAGTCGGCTTGCACGAAATTGACGGGCTTTATCCGAAAGATAATAAAGTCGCTTTGTTTGAAAAATTAGATGTTTTTAAGAATGTGGAATTTTTAAAATCACGCGAATTCTACAAAGTTCAAAATACCGATAAAACTATTGATTTTACCATGGGAAACGGTGTCGAAGCGGTGCAAACGGAATTATGCCGACGTTTTCCGGAAGATAAAAAGGGAATTAAAAAATTCTTTTCGACATTATTAGGAATTCGCCGAGACCTTTACATAGTTACAAATAATCCGAAACTAAAATTTCTGATTTTGGCTTTTTCACCGTTCATAATTCCGCATTTGATTGGAAATTACAACCAAACGCTTGGAAAATTTTTAGATAAGTACATAAAAAGCGAGAATTTGAAACTTATTTTAGCGGCGAACACAAACTATTTCCACGATAATCCGTACGAACTTTCAATTATATGGTTCGCTTCGGCGCAGGCTAATTATATTATCGGCGGCGGACACTTTGTTAAAGGCGGCTCACAAAATCTATCTAATTATTTTGCAAAAATAATAAAAGAAAATGGCGGCGAACTTGTTTTCAATACCGCTGTAACCCAGATAATTACAGATGAAACTGCGGCGAAAGTAGTCGGAATAAAAGCGAAAAATCAAAAAAACGAGGTTTCGGAATTTTATGCCGATAAAATCATAGCAAATTGCGCTATTCCGGTTTTATACGATTTACTTCCTCCGATTCAAAGCGGAATTTTGCGTGAAAAATACAAAAAATTTAAGCCTGCCTGTTCGCTTTTATCGGTCTATATCGGATTTTCAAAATCGCTCAACGAAGTCGGCGTAAATGCGTATTCCACGATAATTCTCAGCGAAAAATTCAAAACGCTCAACGATCTTGCTGTAAATATGAATTCGGACTTTGAAACCGTTCCAATAATTTTTGTTGACTATGGGCAAATTGACGATTCAATGTCGCCGAAAGGTAAAAGTTGCGGTTCAATTTGTTTGACCGATTATATTGAAAACTGGGAAAATTTGACAGACGAAGAATACAAAAGCAAGAAAAAGAATGTCGCCGAGATTTTGATAAACCGTTTAAATAACGAATTTAACGGAATTAAAGATTTGATTGAAGGTTACGAAGTCGGTACGCCGCGAACGATATGCAATTATACCGGAAATCCGTTTGGGTCGGCTTACGGTTTTGCACAGATTCCGGGGCAGATGATAACGCAGCGTCCAAAACATAAGACGCCTATAAAAAATTTGTATATTTCATCTGCGTATTCGATTCCGGGCGGCGGTTTCAGCGGGACGATTTTAGGCGGAGCTATGTGCGCTTCGGAAATAATCAAAGAATATAAAAAGAGTTAAAATACGGAGTGTTATTTATGCGTTTGTTTTTTTTAGTTGCGATTTTATCGCTTTTTTTGTTAAACGGCTGTTCAAAAATAATTTTGAACAAGGTTTCAAACGGGCTTTCCGGCGGCGGTTCTTCTTCGTTTATTATGAACGACGATGATCCGGAATTTATCGCCGAAGCGCTTCCTCTAGCGTTGAAAGTGTACGAAGGGATTATTGAAGGCAACCCCAAACACGCGGGGATTCGCGCAGCGGCGGCAATGGGATTTACGTCTTACGCTTATGCGTTTATTCACTATAACGCCGACACGTCAAGCGACGAAGCTTTGCGAAAACATCTTTACGTTCGAGCGAGAAATATGTATATTCGCGCAAGAGACTACGGTATCTCGGCTTTGGAGTTAAAATATCCCGATTTCAAAAAGAATTTGGCAAAGGATATCGACGGAACGCTTTCAAAAGTAAAAGCGGCGGACATCGACTTGCTTTACTGGTCAGGAATGGCATGGATGGGCGCATTTACCTGCGACAAATTTAATATGAAATTAGCGCTCACAGTTCCGCAAGCCAAAGCGTTGCTTTTTCGTGTCGCAGAATTAAATCCCGACTACGGAAACGGCGTTATCGACGAATTTTTAATAACATTCTACGGCTCAATGCCGCCGTCTATGGGAGGCGATACGGCGAAAGCGAGAGTACATTTTGAACGAGCCGTTGAACTTTCGGACGGCAAGAATTATTCACCGTATATAAATTTTGTGCAAGCGGTTTCTGTCGCGCAACAAAACGAAAAAGAATTTGACGAACTTTTGGACATCGCCTCAAAAATTAGAATTGACGATGTTCCCAATATGAAATTATTACGGATTTTGCAGCTTGAAAGGGTGCGTTATTTAATTGCAAATAAAGACGAATTCATAATTCCGAAAGTATTTGAGACGGAACATGTTTCGGATGCGGAAATAATTCCCGCCGACGAATATTTAGACGAAAATGACGAGTAGAAGGAGATAAAAATGAAGAAATTTACTTTTGTGTTTTTGGTTTCGGCGATGTTTTTTTGTGCATCTGCAATTACAATAAAATTGGGTTCGCTCGCCCCCCAAAATTCTCCTTGGGACGACGCTTTGCGGGATATGGCGGCGCAATGGCAAAAAGCGTCAAGCGGCGCGGTGCAAGTAAAAATGTATGCCGGGGGAATCGCCGGCGACGAAGCGGATATGATTCGTAAAGTAAAAATCAAGCAATTGGATATGGTCGCTATGACGGGTGTGGGAATGGCTGACGTATTCAAAGGAATACTTACCGTACAAATTCCAATGATGTATGATAACGAAGACGAATTTTGGTACATACTTGAAAAAATGAAGCCGTATCTTGAAAAAAAGGTTGAAGGAAACGGATTTAAGGTTTTGCTTTGGAGCAAAATCGGCTGGGTGAATTTTTTCTCAAAACAGCCGATAGTTAATCCGGCCGATTTACAAAAGCAAAAAATATTTATTTATGCCGGAGATCCGGATGCCGTAAAGGTCTGGAAAACTATGGGGTTCCAGCCGGTTCCGCTTTCCACCAACGATATTATGACTTCGCTTCAAAGCGGAATGATTGACGCGGTTACGATTTCTCCGCTTACCGCTGCGGCTTATCAATGGTTCGGAGCGGCGCCGAACATGTGCAATATGAAATGGGCG
The sequence above is a segment of the Chitinispirillales bacterium genome. Coding sequences within it:
- the uvrB gene encoding excinuclease ABC subunit UvrB, which translates into the protein MPFNLVSDYSPAGDQPKAIAELTEGIKNGEKFHTLLGVTGSGKTFTIANVIKNLNMPVLIISHNKTLAAQLFEEFKAFFPENAVEYFVSFYDYYQPEAYIPSTDTYIEKTADINDEIDRLRLKATASLLSRKDTIVVASVSCIYNIGSPQNYSKNCLTLSVNMTILQRNLLEQFVNMQYVRNDFVFERGNFRVRGDTIDIYPAYEEQGLRLSFFGDELERISVIDPLTGNTKYALDEIILFPAKYYSSTNVSIPDAVKEIKIEMEGQIKKFESENKLIEAQRLYERTAHDMEMLLEVGYINGIENYSRILDGRKTGERPYSLLDFFEAPFLTIIDESHITVPQVSGMYNGDRARKQTLVNHGFRIPSALDNRPLKFDEFEKLLNNVIFLSATPANYELEKTGGVIVEQVIRPTGLVDPEIEVLPAKTQVDDLIFQLRKIVAKGERALVTTLTKRQSEDLSQHLQNLDFRVRYLHSEIDTLNRPIILNDLRKGEFDILIGINLLREGLDLPEVSLVAILDADREGFLRSTKSLIQIAGRAARNINGRIIFYADTITDSIKKTLEETDRRRKIQLEYNEANNIIPRSTTRTIGETFYNYNENYVENSESLMAAENREVYGEKSEDLEFVIEKLTEQMNIAAKKLDFESAAKFRDKIIRLRGK
- a CDS encoding NAD(P)/FAD-dependent oxidoreductase codes for the protein MENKKYDIAVIGAGLGGLVASAILAKNGRKILLVEQHSVAGGCATTFKRKGFSMEVGLHEIDGLYPKDNKVALFEKLDVFKNVEFLKSREFYKVQNTDKTIDFTMGNGVEAVQTELCRRFPEDKKGIKKFFSTLLGIRRDLYIVTNNPKLKFLILAFSPFIIPHLIGNYNQTLGKFLDKYIKSENLKLILAANTNYFHDNPYELSIIWFASAQANYIIGGGHFVKGGSQNLSNYFAKIIKENGGELVFNTAVTQIITDETAAKVVGIKAKNQKNEVSEFYADKIIANCAIPVLYDLLPPIQSGILREKYKKFKPACSLLSVYIGFSKSLNEVGVNAYSTIILSEKFKTLNDLAVNMNSDFETVPIIFVDYGQIDDSMSPKGKSCGSICLTDYIENWENLTDEEYKSKKKNVAEILINRLNNEFNGIKDLIEGYEVGTPRTICNYTGNPFGSAYGFAQIPGQMITQRPKHKTPIKNLYISSAYSIPGGGFSGTILGGAMCASEIIKEYKKS
- a CDS encoding TRAP transporter TatT component family protein; this translates as MRLFFLVAILSLFLLNGCSKIILNKVSNGLSGGGSSSFIMNDDDPEFIAEALPLALKVYEGIIEGNPKHAGIRAAAAMGFTSYAYAFIHYNADTSSDEALRKHLYVRARNMYIRARDYGISALELKYPDFKKNLAKDIDGTLSKVKAADIDLLYWSGMAWMGAFTCDKFNMKLALTVPQAKALLFRVAELNPDYGNGVIDEFLITFYGSMPPSMGGDTAKARVHFERAVELSDGKNYSPYINFVQAVSVAQQNEKEFDELLDIASKIRIDDVPNMKLLRILQLERVRYLIANKDEFIIPKVFETEHVSDAEIIPADEYLDENDE
- the dctP gene encoding TRAP transporter substrate-binding protein DctP; amino-acid sequence: MKKFTFVFLVSAMFFCASAITIKLGSLAPQNSPWDDALRDMAAQWQKASSGAVQVKMYAGGIAGDEADMIRKVKIKQLDMVAMTGVGMADVFKGILTVQIPMMYDNEDEFWYILEKMKPYLEKKVEGNGFKVLLWSKIGWVNFFSKQPIVNPADLQKQKIFIYAGDPDAVKVWKTMGFQPVPLSTNDIMTSLQSGMIDAVTISPLTAAAYQWFGAAPNMCNMKWAPLLGGVVVSLESWNKIPADMRKKLEDIAIKVGEKMQADIDKADDEALQIMQTYGLKVSEVPQNVRGQWKTIAEKGVKAVIGTTIEPQSYEQVKKYLEEYRAGNK